A genomic window from Variovorax paradoxus includes:
- a CDS encoding GAF domain-containing protein, whose amino-acid sequence MPIATASMPTALTNELLDLLAEARSADAALRQVDRMRSLIAGDGIFSIQQNVTTAHDPAGEIRLRRFYSSEAERYPAGGTKRKTLTPWTQCLFVQGRVFVAEGAEAVAPHFDDFEQMRPYGLQSVINVPLLRGTVCYATFNVFGTRPEWQPHEVLGIRLLALAAARWVPAAPGLAYRFTDMSFTSPMES is encoded by the coding sequence ATGCCCATCGCCACCGCATCGATGCCCACGGCCCTCACGAACGAGCTGCTGGACTTGCTCGCCGAGGCGCGCAGCGCCGATGCAGCCCTGCGCCAGGTGGACCGCATGCGAAGCCTGATCGCAGGCGACGGCATCTTCAGCATCCAGCAGAACGTGACGACCGCGCACGACCCGGCGGGCGAGATCCGGCTGCGCCGCTTCTATTCGTCCGAGGCCGAGCGCTATCCAGCGGGCGGCACCAAGCGCAAGACGCTCACGCCGTGGACGCAATGCCTCTTCGTGCAGGGCCGGGTGTTTGTGGCGGAGGGCGCGGAGGCCGTGGCACCGCATTTCGACGACTTCGAGCAGATGCGCCCGTATGGCCTGCAGAGCGTGATCAACGTTCCCCTGCTCCGGGGCACCGTCTGCTACGCCACGTTCAATGTCTTCGGCACACGCCCCGAATGGCAGCCGCACGAAGTGCTGGGCATCCGCCTCCTGGCACTGGCCGCGGCGCGCTGGGTGCCGGCCGCGCCCGGGCTCGCGTACCGCTTCACCGATATGTCCTTCACTTCGCCGATGGAGAGCTGA
- a CDS encoding ABC transporter substrate-binding protein: MLTRRDFGLGLGALGLAGGLPALAQNLRVMKVANTAAVNDPQQCFVTAGQHPKLNFYKPGGVDVEYVNMSNMTQALQSLRGGHVDFGPAVPGILLPAMAKDPTLDLVSVYKWLPRNANVIVVKPGSPIKSAADLAGKRIGVRSQGDSGIVVTKTMLAELGLKDDKCEYIAIGDGAPAGAAIDNDRVDVVVSFDTAAARIELMGTKLRYVPITPKFAQVGSGWICVPRKLLKEERKALVALFRGIAKSTIFAHNNLDVGIDLHWAVYPESRPKGRSEEEVRKELAFVLKDRKNSWMRRPDDPDQRIGASSLAEWKANIEMTAESSKNPKLAEELGDPNRLFTNELIDEINAFDKQAAVEMAKAFRL; the protein is encoded by the coding sequence ATGTTGACGCGACGTGATTTCGGCCTGGGGCTGGGTGCCCTCGGACTCGCCGGCGGGCTGCCGGCACTGGCGCAGAACCTGCGCGTGATGAAGGTGGCGAACACCGCGGCGGTCAACGACCCGCAGCAGTGCTTCGTGACTGCGGGCCAGCATCCGAAGCTGAACTTCTACAAGCCCGGCGGCGTGGACGTGGAGTACGTCAACATGTCGAACATGACGCAGGCGCTGCAAAGCCTGCGCGGCGGCCACGTGGATTTCGGGCCCGCCGTGCCCGGCATCCTGCTGCCGGCGATGGCCAAGGACCCGACGCTGGACCTGGTGAGCGTGTACAAGTGGCTGCCGCGCAATGCCAACGTGATCGTGGTGAAGCCGGGCAGCCCGATCAAGTCGGCGGCAGACCTGGCGGGCAAGCGCATCGGCGTGCGCAGCCAGGGCGACAGCGGCATCGTGGTCACCAAGACCATGCTCGCCGAACTGGGCCTGAAGGACGACAAGTGCGAATACATCGCCATCGGCGACGGTGCGCCGGCCGGCGCTGCGATAGACAACGATCGCGTCGACGTGGTGGTGAGCTTCGACACCGCCGCGGCGCGCATCGAGCTGATGGGCACGAAGCTGCGCTACGTACCGATCACGCCGAAGTTCGCCCAGGTGGGGTCCGGCTGGATCTGCGTGCCGCGCAAGCTGCTGAAGGAGGAGCGCAAGGCGCTGGTGGCGCTGTTCCGCGGCATCGCGAAGTCAACGATCTTTGCGCACAACAACCTCGATGTCGGCATCGATCTGCACTGGGCCGTGTACCCCGAAAGCCGGCCCAAGGGCCGCAGCGAGGAAGAGGTGCGCAAGGAACTGGCGTTCGTCCTGAAGGACCGCAAGAACAGCTGGATGCGCCGGCCGGACGATCCCGACCAGCGCATCGGCGCGTCGTCGCTGGCCGAGTGGAAGGCCAACATCGAGATGACCGCAGAGAGCAGCAAGAACCCCAAACTGGCCGAGGAGCTGGGCGATCCGAACCGGCTGTTCACCAACGAGCTGATCGACGAGATCAATGCCTTCGACAAGCAGGCGGCGGTGGAGATGGCGAAGGCTTTCAGGCTGTAG
- a CDS encoding FAD-dependent monooxygenase, translated as MPTKIPVVIVGGGPVGLSMAILLQRFGIEFVLLERSPTTTDHPKARGTYTRTMEIFRQWGIDGLMKRHALPDGADFFAFCESMTGHEWGRTNPEPNVGHSPCWKIIQSQDTVEVELLDHARKSKLGQFLFGHEFVQYEEGADGIAVSSRKLDTGEMLTWQAQYLIAADGAASSVRRQADIEMRGPATLAVMANEFWQADLSHVRDAKTCAGWRVYAKESPYPITTVLNTNGKDRWLNLLPVGREVDERIGERSDEEVVRLARTVSGVPNLDVKVINRSVWRMSRQVAASFRKGRVLLVGDSAHRFPPNGGYGMNSGIQDAHNLAWKLAFVLTGRASPRLLDSYEQERRPVAESNADFSLHNATRFTQCDEALRSGNKDRIDFWIRDSDNHIHSIGQSLGFCYEDGAVVPDGTGRHVMRPRWYEPTDRPGARFPHLWLDLARRHTTLDWFDREFVLVAGPKADGWMEAARAVSGKSGRLVQAHQLDDAHEKDGLLLGLRGAVLVRPDGHVAFRMPWTPSDPTAELSAVLARLLD; from the coding sequence ATGCCAACAAAAATTCCTGTCGTGATCGTCGGAGGCGGCCCGGTGGGCCTGTCGATGGCCATCCTCCTGCAGCGCTTCGGCATCGAATTCGTGCTGCTCGAACGCAGCCCGACGACCACCGACCACCCCAAGGCACGCGGCACGTACACGCGCACGATGGAGATCTTCCGGCAGTGGGGCATCGACGGGCTGATGAAGCGGCACGCGCTGCCCGACGGCGCGGACTTCTTCGCGTTCTGCGAATCGATGACCGGCCACGAGTGGGGCCGCACCAACCCCGAGCCCAACGTGGGCCACTCGCCGTGCTGGAAGATCATCCAGTCGCAGGACACGGTCGAGGTGGAACTGCTGGACCATGCGCGCAAGAGCAAGCTAGGGCAGTTCCTCTTCGGCCATGAGTTCGTGCAGTACGAAGAAGGCGCCGACGGCATCGCCGTGAGCAGCCGCAAACTGGACACGGGCGAGATGCTCACCTGGCAGGCGCAATACCTGATCGCAGCGGACGGTGCCGCCAGCTCGGTGCGCCGGCAGGCCGACATCGAGATGCGCGGGCCGGCCACGCTCGCCGTGATGGCCAACGAGTTCTGGCAGGCCGACCTCTCCCACGTGCGCGATGCCAAAACGTGCGCGGGCTGGCGTGTCTACGCGAAGGAGTCGCCCTACCCCATCACCACCGTGCTCAACACGAACGGCAAGGACCGCTGGCTCAATCTATTGCCCGTGGGCCGCGAGGTGGACGAACGCATCGGCGAGCGCAGCGATGAAGAAGTCGTGCGCCTCGCCCGCACGGTCTCCGGCGTACCCAACCTCGATGTGAAGGTCATCAACAGATCGGTGTGGCGCATGAGCCGCCAAGTGGCCGCGAGCTTCCGCAAAGGCCGCGTGCTGCTGGTGGGCGACTCGGCGCACCGCTTTCCGCCCAACGGCGGCTACGGCATGAACTCCGGCATCCAGGACGCGCACAACCTCGCGTGGAAGCTGGCGTTCGTGCTCACGGGGCGCGCCAGCCCGCGCCTGCTGGACAGCTATGAGCAGGAGCGCCGCCCCGTCGCTGAATCGAATGCCGACTTCAGCCTGCACAACGCGACGCGCTTCACCCAGTGCGACGAGGCGCTGCGCTCGGGCAACAAGGACCGCATCGACTTCTGGATTCGCGACAGCGACAACCACATCCACAGCATCGGGCAGTCGCTGGGCTTCTGCTACGAAGACGGCGCGGTCGTTCCCGACGGCACGGGCAGGCATGTGATGCGCCCGCGCTGGTACGAACCCACCGACCGGCCGGGTGCGCGCTTTCCGCACCTGTGGCTGGACCTGGCACGGCGCCACACCACGCTCGACTGGTTCGACCGGGAGTTCGTGCTGGTCGCAGGGCCCAAGGCAGACGGGTGGATGGAAGCGGCGCGCGCCGTTTCCGGCAAGAGCGGGCGCCTGGTGCAGGCACACCAGCTGGACGACGCCCACGAGAAGGACGGGCTGCTGCTCGGCCTGCGCGGCGCGGTGCTGGTGCGGCCGGACGGGCACGTGGCATTCCGCATGCCGTGGACGCCGTCGGACCCGACCGCCGAACTGTCCGCCGTTCTCGCCAGGCTGCTGGACTGA
- a CDS encoding alpha/beta fold hydrolase produces the protein MTDFVQAGEVRVAFEREGQGPALVLMHGAEATRGMFAALVPHLLKHFTVISYDQRDCGDTEGPERTATLADLAGDAHQFIKALGLKRAHVFGSSFGGRVAQALALLYPRAIDHLVLASTWPLPRPYEELCPEARRLAELRNGLPGTADELATWFFPEAYLQQRPELRRVFANARPESARSRRRTATVATALENGVADIVSPTLVLAGELDRVVPAAVTLAMAGRIHGADAVLLPAIGHVAAMQAPEVLAHHLIRFLKPEGAKA, from the coding sequence ATGACCGACTTCGTGCAGGCCGGCGAAGTGCGTGTCGCCTTCGAACGCGAAGGACAGGGCCCTGCGCTGGTGCTGATGCACGGCGCGGAAGCAACGCGCGGAATGTTCGCCGCGCTGGTGCCGCACCTGTTGAAGCACTTCACCGTGATCTCGTACGACCAGCGCGATTGCGGCGACACCGAAGGGCCCGAGCGCACGGCGACGCTGGCGGACCTGGCCGGCGACGCACACCAGTTCATCAAGGCGCTCGGGCTCAAGCGTGCGCACGTGTTCGGGTCGTCGTTCGGCGGCAGGGTGGCGCAGGCCCTGGCACTGCTGTATCCGCGGGCTATCGACCACCTGGTGCTGGCCAGCACCTGGCCGCTGCCACGGCCGTATGAAGAGCTGTGCCCGGAGGCGCGCCGCCTGGCCGAACTGCGCAACGGACTGCCCGGCACGGCCGACGAATTGGCGACCTGGTTCTTTCCCGAGGCCTATCTGCAGCAGCGGCCCGAACTGCGGCGCGTGTTCGCGAATGCCCGGCCGGAGTCGGCGCGCTCCCGGCGGCGAACGGCCACCGTGGCAACGGCCCTGGAGAACGGCGTGGCGGACATCGTGTCACCCACCCTGGTGCTGGCCGGCGAACTCGACCGCGTGGTGCCGGCTGCGGTCACGCTGGCCATGGCCGGCCGCATCCATGGAGCAGATGCCGTGCTGCTGCCGGCCATCGGCCATGTGGCAGCCATGCAGGCACCGGAGGTTCTTGCCCATCACCTCATCCGCTTCCTGAAGCCTGAAGGAGCCAAGGCATGA
- a CDS encoding VOC family protein — MPVTALHHYTIRCTPDELPPLIDFYTRVMRLQVGARPDIPAPGAWLYAEGQPIVHLYAHLATPDAARQPVTGHVDHISFRSRGLKEMREHLGALGVPYTEAPIPGWDIHQLFLNDPRGLKIEMTFWLDQEEGGAA; from the coding sequence ATGCCCGTCACCGCACTGCACCACTACACGATCCGCTGCACGCCGGACGAGCTGCCGCCGCTGATCGACTTCTACACACGCGTGATGCGCCTGCAGGTCGGGGCGCGGCCGGATATCCCCGCGCCCGGGGCCTGGCTCTATGCGGAGGGCCAGCCGATCGTTCACCTGTATGCGCACCTTGCGACGCCTGACGCAGCGAGGCAGCCGGTGACGGGCCACGTCGACCACATCTCGTTCCGGTCGCGCGGACTGAAGGAAATGCGCGAGCACCTCGGTGCGCTGGGGGTGCCGTACACCGAGGCGCCGATTCCCGGTTGGGACATTCACCAGCTGTTCCTGAACGACCCGCGCGGGCTGAAGATCGAGATGACCTTCTGGCTGGATCAAGAAGAAGGCGGTGCGGCATGA
- a CDS encoding ABC transporter permease: MTTATLTSDSTAQPDAVAAPPKKTPRPRRANPLASTRVQSILLLITLLGSWEAAVRVFKLPRHLVPPVSDIAVALWRGFATGPMAKDGFWYHGGVTLAEILLGFFIGSGIGLAIGIVVSQMPKLEALLEPYVAALQSVPKVAVAPIIVVWLGFGISSKVVIICLLTFFPVLVTGIAGFKAVDPDRIDLLRSLSATRWQIFRKAKFPSALPYIFAGLNMAAAFSVVGAVVGEFVGAQAGLGVLILQMEAQADTGGSFAVCVVLSVIGILLTGLLRRVQRRVLHWMPADTSQRTVNV, from the coding sequence ATGACGACCGCCACGTTGACCTCCGATTCCACCGCGCAGCCCGACGCCGTTGCCGCCCCGCCCAAGAAGACGCCGCGCCCGCGCCGCGCCAACCCGCTGGCCTCCACGCGCGTGCAATCCATCCTGCTGCTGATCACGCTGCTCGGCTCGTGGGAAGCGGCCGTGCGGGTGTTCAAGTTGCCCAGGCACCTGGTTCCGCCGGTCAGCGACATCGCAGTCGCGCTCTGGCGTGGCTTCGCCACCGGGCCGATGGCGAAAGACGGCTTCTGGTACCACGGCGGCGTGACCCTCGCCGAGATCCTGCTGGGTTTTTTCATCGGCAGCGGCATCGGCCTGGCGATCGGCATCGTGGTCTCGCAGATGCCGAAGCTGGAGGCGCTGCTGGAACCCTACGTGGCCGCGCTGCAGAGCGTGCCCAAGGTGGCGGTGGCCCCGATCATCGTGGTCTGGCTCGGCTTCGGGATCAGCTCCAAGGTGGTGATCATCTGCCTGCTCACCTTCTTCCCGGTGCTTGTGACCGGCATCGCGGGCTTCAAGGCAGTAGATCCGGACCGCATCGACCTGCTGCGGTCGTTGTCTGCCACGCGCTGGCAGATCTTCCGCAAGGCCAAGTTCCCGAGTGCCCTGCCCTACATCTTCGCCGGCCTGAACATGGCTGCCGCCTTCAGCGTGGTGGGCGCGGTGGTGGGTGAGTTCGTCGGCGCCCAGGCCGGCCTGGGCGTGCTGATCCTGCAGATGGAGGCGCAGGCCGACACCGGCGGCAGCTTCGCGGTATGCGTCGTGCTCTCGGTCATCGGCATCCTGCTGACAGGACTGCTGCGCCGCGTGCAGCGGCGGGTGCTGCACTGGATGCCTGCCGACACCTCGCAGCGCACCGTGAACGTTTGA
- a CDS encoding ABC transporter ATP-binding protein yields MDCSIQQGSFVTIVGPSGCGKSTLLRILAGLLDYQVGSVMLDGQPIQGTRRDVGVVFQSSILLPWRTVLENVMLPAEVIGLDTKKARERAMQLLHMVRLDGFEHKLPRQLSGGMQQRASIARALLHDPKILLMDEPFGALDAMTRERMNLELQRIWMESGKTVVLITHSIPEAVFLGDKVFVMSPRPGTLERVLPIDLPRPRTMEAMSHPAFASASASIRERFSHAASFD; encoded by the coding sequence ATCGACTGCAGCATCCAGCAGGGCAGCTTCGTCACCATCGTCGGCCCCAGCGGCTGCGGCAAGAGCACGCTGCTGCGCATCCTGGCCGGGCTGCTCGACTACCAGGTCGGCAGCGTGATGCTCGACGGCCAGCCGATCCAGGGCACGCGGCGCGACGTGGGCGTGGTGTTTCAGAGCTCGATCCTGCTGCCCTGGCGCACGGTGCTGGAGAACGTGATGCTGCCGGCCGAGGTGATCGGGCTGGACACGAAGAAGGCGCGCGAGCGCGCCATGCAGCTGCTGCACATGGTTCGCCTCGACGGCTTCGAGCACAAGCTGCCGCGCCAGTTGAGCGGCGGCATGCAGCAGCGCGCCTCGATAGCGCGTGCGCTGCTGCACGACCCAAAGATCCTGTTGATGGACGAGCCCTTCGGCGCACTGGACGCGATGACGCGCGAGCGCATGAACCTCGAGCTGCAGCGCATCTGGATGGAGAGCGGCAAGACCGTCGTGCTGATCACGCACTCCATTCCCGAGGCCGTGTTCCTGGGCGACAAGGTGTTCGTGATGTCGCCTCGCCCGGGCACGCTGGAGCGCGTGCTGCCCATCGACCTGCCGCGGCCGCGAACGATGGAGGCGATGTCGCATCCGGCCTTCGCGTCGGCTTCCGCCTCCATCCGCGAGCGCTTCTCGCACGCCGCTTCATTCGACTGA